A DNA window from Callospermophilus lateralis isolate mCalLat2 chromosome X, mCalLat2.hap1, whole genome shotgun sequence contains the following coding sequences:
- the LOC143638534 gene encoding uncharacterized protein CXorf49 homolog yields MSSTKEASVLGDSFVQDRGTCTSMPGVGHRGPRRLGLGQDLELGPPRSGDGEGDLPDPQDFEFNLEGDWEEMEAGNMVLRGCEARPNTPADEGACWNLMPHLTIEPETIIQELTGWEPYDSLGYLYPDSSAAERSTIWANTEVGLRGRGVQALSSLEMRPALAAPLCHPSWPEGRRAWGNPQRQTRSRIMVNREALQPSVIPEYSDVFNELQLIRERIYPKGRGQAVFNSSKIPGDTARSTSASAWGNVLHMPVPLMTPAPGTLASAMKKTLEELEAGSSKKMQSVLWGKRGRRHSYLGATASAAASGGLPRASPKKKPIQEKKSLRDGSKVTLVRTFPSWGQRIKAAPLEPATFPSVSGIPLLEMSKRHSLLPLEPKQAKHSDTGKRSIAKKTWQSQLVACEDSGLSRDAVPQAHFSMHRPGTPAMFMHPGEIGRSDPNTTVSQPPGSSQTWDLSQGGLISRAPAPFGDQTSAVRPLIHERQEQPHGALGCPWCVALQKERDDLKEQLAAMQSLTDKFQAL; encoded by the exons ATGAGCTCTACTAAGGAGGCTTCCGTTCTGGGAGATAGTTTTGTCCAGGACCGTGGGACGTGCACTAGCATGCCCGGAGTAGGCCACAGAGGCCCTCGGAGACTGGGTCTCGGCCAGGACCTAGAATTGGGGCCACCACGTAGTGGGGATGGCGAGGGTGATCTTCCAGACCcccaggattttgagttcaacttGGAGGGTGACTGGGAAGAGATGGAGGCAGGCAACATGGTGCTTCGCGGCTGCGAAGCCAGGCCTAACACCCCAGCTGATGAGGGGGCTTGTTGGAACTTAATGCCCCACCTCACTATAGAGCCTGAAACCATCATTCAGGAGCTGACTGGCTGGGAGCCCTATGACTCCCTCGGCTACCTATATCCTGACAGCTCTGCGGCAGAAAGGTCCACCATTTGGGCTAACACAGAGGTAGGTCTCAGAGGGAGAGGTGTGCAGGCTCTGAGTTCTTTGGAAATGCGGCCAGCCCTTGCTGCCCCACTGTGCCATCCCAGTTGGCCTGAGGGAAGACGGGCCTGGGGGAACCCACAGAGACAAACCAGAAGTAGAATAATGGTCAACAGGGAAGCCCTGCAGCCTTCTGTTATTCCTGAATATTCAGATGTGTTTAATGAGTTACAGCTGATTAGGGAACGCATTTACCCCAAAGGAAGAGGTCAGGCAGTGTTCAACAGCTCCAAGATACCTGGAGACACAGCCAGAAGCACTAGTGCCTCTGCTTGGGGGAATGTCCTTCATATGCCAGTCCCTCTGATGACCCCTGCACCTGGCACTCTTGCTTCAGCCATGAAAAAGACTTTGGAAGAGCTGGAAGCTGGTTCCTCTAAGAAAATGCAAAGTGTGCTCTGGGGCAAGAGAGGGAGAAGGCATAGCTATCTAGGAGCTACTGCCTCTGCTGCTGCTTCAGGGGGCCTGCCCAGGGCCAGCCCCAAGAAGAAGCCCATTCAGGAGAAGAAATCCCTGAGGGATGGCTCTAAAGttactcttgtcaggaccttccctTCATGGGGTCAGAGAATCAAGGCAGCTCCATTGGAACCAGCCACCTTCCCCTCAGTCTCAGGTATTCCCCTGCTTGAGATGTCCAAGAGGCATTCCTTGTTGCCCTTGGAACCAAAACAGGCCAAACACAGTGACACTGGAAAGAGATCTATAGCCAAGAAGACATGGCAGTCCCAGCTGGTGGCCTGTGAAGATAGTGGCCTAAGTAGAGATGCAGTCCCACAGGCTCAC TTTTCAATGCACCGGCCAGGGACGCCTGCCATGTTTATGCATCCTGGAGAAATCGGTAGAAGTGACCCCAACACCACAGTTTCCCAACCTCCAGGAAGCTCCCAGACCTGGGATCTGAGCCAGGGAGGCCTCATATCCAGAGCCCCTGCACCCTTTG GTGACCAGACGTCAGCTGTGCGTCCCCTGATTCATGAAAGGCAAGAGCAGCCACATGGAGCATTGGGCTGTCCCTGG TGTGTGGCCCTGCAAAAAGAAAGAGATGACCTCAAAGAACAATTAG CTGCAATGCAGTCCCTCACGGACAAGTTCCAGGCCCTTTGA